Proteins found in one Paenibacillus wynnii genomic segment:
- a CDS encoding DUF309 domain-containing protein yields the protein MAYENLYIAYLIYFNRDRDYFECHEVLEELWLARERDPIYKGLLQVAVGLYHFRNGNVRGGTILLRSATNKLKDYPALTLGINLAKLVSEAMDYAGRLEIYEELPFPYYDLTIEIVDHQLALEVEAASPGIKPNIPQRRGPQKPQASYHK from the coding sequence ATGGCTTATGAGAATCTTTATATAGCTTATCTCATCTATTTTAATCGTGACCGCGATTATTTTGAATGTCATGAAGTGTTGGAGGAGTTGTGGCTTGCACGGGAGCGTGATCCGATTTATAAAGGATTGCTTCAGGTGGCAGTGGGTCTGTATCATTTTCGTAACGGGAATGTACGCGGTGGGACTATATTGTTAAGAAGTGCGACGAACAAGCTGAAGGATTATCCGGCATTGACATTAGGCATCAATCTCGCTAAGTTGGTGTCGGAGGCGATGGATTATGCCGGACGCTTGGAGATCTATGAGGAACTGCCATTCCCCTACTACGATCTAACCATCGAAATAGTAGATCATCAGCTTGCCTTGGAAGTAGAGGCGGCATCCCCCGGTATAAAGCCCAATATTCCTCAGCGCCGAGGTCCACAAAAGCCTCAGGCATCTTATCATAAATAA
- a CDS encoding class I SAM-dependent methyltransferase: MGLLQTLIGQAKNPRGFVGNVMIKIMNKAHSTMTTWAFSQMTIRKDAPVLDIGCGGGQTIHMLSRLKLPIDIYGVDYSQQAVETSILKNREAVDLGTVNISRGEVSSLPFPDQFFGTITAVQTHYFWPDLKNDVKEIFRVLKPGGTFIIVSEIYKINYHMQSYTQNEEMEQLFQKAGFQKIEIRENKKWRCYLGYK; the protein is encoded by the coding sequence ATGGGACTATTACAGACACTAATTGGTCAGGCCAAAAATCCTAGAGGATTTGTGGGTAATGTGATGATCAAGATTATGAATAAGGCTCATTCGACTATGACTACGTGGGCTTTTTCACAAATGACGATTCGAAAGGATGCCCCTGTACTTGATATTGGCTGCGGTGGGGGACAAACCATACATATGCTTTCCCGATTAAAGTTGCCGATTGATATTTACGGTGTTGATTATTCTCAGCAGGCTGTTGAAACCTCGATCCTTAAGAACAGGGAGGCAGTCGACTTAGGTACAGTGAACATCAGCAGAGGAGAGGTGTCGTCATTACCCTTTCCAGACCAATTCTTTGGGACGATCACAGCAGTTCAGACGCATTATTTCTGGCCGGACCTGAAGAATGATGTAAAAGAAATCTTTAGAGTACTTAAACCTGGAGGAACTTTTATTATCGTCTCAGAAATCTATAAGATTAATTATCATATGCAGAGTTATACGCAAAACGAAGAAATGGAGCAGCTATTTCAGAAGGCTGGATTTCAAAAAATTGAGATCCGGGAGAACAAGAAATGGAGATGTTATCTGGGATACAAATGA
- a CDS encoding RsmB/NOP family class I SAM-dependent RNA methyltransferase encodes MAVQLPHSFIERMKELLGTEYEQFANSYTEIPYGGIRANTLKITAEQLQEISPFQLEPIPWCPTGFYTPEGARPGKHPYYHAGLYYIQEPSAMAPVELLSVIPGDRVLDLCAAPGGKSTQIAAKLQGKGLLVSNDLHPERTKALAKNLELYGTRNGIVLNESPERIAAAFPAFFDKILIDAPCSGEGMFRKDEDMVKQWDSETPAKYAAMQQEILSSAAAALAPGGTLVYSTCTFAMEENEGSIAKFLSGHPQFSVVPVGGTGPFAEGYGELPGTARLWPHKVKGEGHFMAVLRHNGIPADRTNAEDTVISNYTQQVKPKPEDRSREKRRQDSSVKLAPRQKNGGGKGGRPQGKMDGSSSRNLPALVEEEALAAYGQFVEEQLMFQPGGYPVFFGDHIYISPLPKEALDGLKTIRPGWYMGSMRNGRFIPGHPFATALRAEESRRSLSLSTENSEAVSYLKGETLTVPSERLDVQEGIPYKGYVLVCIDGYSAGWGKWQDGMLKNEYPAGWRWT; translated from the coding sequence ATGGCAGTGCAATTACCGCACTCTTTCATCGAAAGAATGAAGGAGCTGCTCGGTACAGAATATGAGCAATTTGCAAATTCGTATACCGAAATCCCTTATGGCGGTATCCGTGCTAATACACTGAAGATAACGGCGGAACAGCTGCAAGAAATTTCACCTTTTCAGTTGGAGCCGATTCCTTGGTGCCCTACAGGGTTTTATACCCCGGAGGGTGCCAGACCGGGCAAGCATCCCTACTATCATGCAGGGTTGTATTACATTCAGGAGCCTAGTGCAATGGCACCGGTAGAATTGCTCAGCGTTATTCCAGGTGACCGCGTATTGGATTTATGCGCTGCTCCCGGTGGGAAATCAACCCAGATTGCAGCCAAGCTGCAAGGTAAGGGGCTGCTGGTGAGCAACGATCTTCACCCTGAACGAACCAAAGCGCTGGCTAAAAACCTGGAACTGTACGGAACTCGCAACGGGATCGTCCTGAATGAGAGTCCCGAACGGATCGCTGCAGCTTTCCCTGCTTTTTTTGATAAAATTCTAATCGATGCTCCATGCTCTGGAGAAGGAATGTTCCGTAAAGATGAAGACATGGTTAAGCAGTGGGATTCAGAGACACCGGCCAAATATGCTGCAATGCAGCAAGAAATTCTGAGCTCTGCTGCCGCGGCGTTGGCTCCCGGTGGAACGCTGGTCTATTCAACCTGTACTTTTGCAATGGAAGAGAACGAGGGATCCATTGCGAAGTTCCTCTCCGGACATCCGCAGTTTTCCGTTGTCCCGGTTGGAGGGACTGGCCCATTCGCCGAGGGCTATGGAGAGTTACCGGGGACTGCTCGGCTATGGCCGCATAAAGTGAAGGGCGAAGGGCATTTCATGGCTGTGTTAAGACATAATGGAATCCCTGCAGATCGGACGAATGCGGAAGACACGGTGATATCCAATTACACCCAACAAGTGAAGCCGAAGCCCGAGGATAGAAGCCGTGAGAAGAGAAGGCAGGATTCTTCCGTGAAATTAGCGCCTAGGCAGAAAAACGGTGGGGGAAAGGGTGGCCGCCCCCAAGGGAAAATGGATGGGAGCAGCAGTCGTAACCTACCAGCTCTAGTTGAGGAGGAGGCCTTAGCGGCCTACGGTCAATTTGTTGAGGAACAGTTGATGTTTCAGCCGGGGGGTTATCCTGTTTTCTTCGGAGATCATATCTATATATCCCCATTACCTAAGGAAGCTTTAGATGGATTGAAGACGATTCGCCCCGGATGGTATATGGGATCCATGCGCAATGGTCGGTTCATTCCTGGGCATCCATTTGCTACAGCGTTGCGTGCAGAAGAAAGCCGCCGCAGCCTGTCCCTTTCCACTGAGAATAGTGAAGCGGTGTCTTACCTCAAGGGGGAGACATTGACTGTTCCGTCGGAACGCCTAGATGTACAAGAGGGCATTCCTTATAAGGGGTATGTTCTGGTCTGCATTGATGGGTATAGTGCAGGTTGGGGTAAATGGCAGGACGGTATGCTCAAAAATGAATATCCCGCAGGTTGGAGGTGGACGTAG
- a CDS encoding GTP pyrophosphokinase translates to MDVRDWGTFLLPYEQAVEELKVKFKTMRSELKKREEYTPIEFVTGRVKRLSSILEKAQRLDVKMEDLETGIEDIAGIRIMCQFVEDIRRVAEFIRNRKDLEVLYEKDYITNYKESGYRSFHMIIKYPVQTALGQKIVLAEIQIRTLAMNFWATIEHSLNYKYRESLPDEMRIRLKTAAEAASILDSEMSSIREEILEAQKTFEENSNATTQVLKAIHQLYFYHLVNEAIECQGRFNEIWQAQDMDAMKDLLDHVRKLLSEAKKGSQPYGL, encoded by the coding sequence ATGGACGTCAGGGACTGGGGAACTTTTCTACTTCCATATGAACAGGCTGTGGAAGAACTGAAGGTTAAATTCAAAACGATGCGTTCGGAACTGAAAAAGAGAGAGGAATATACCCCGATCGAATTCGTGACCGGACGAGTCAAACGGCTGTCTAGTATTTTGGAAAAAGCACAGCGGCTAGATGTTAAAATGGAAGATCTGGAGACAGGCATCGAGGATATTGCAGGAATCCGCATCATGTGCCAATTTGTGGAGGATATCCGCAGAGTGGCCGAATTTATCCGAAATCGCAAGGATCTTGAGGTTCTTTACGAGAAGGATTACATCACTAATTATAAAGAGAGCGGTTACCGCAGCTTCCATATGATTATAAAATATCCTGTACAAACGGCTCTGGGACAAAAGATTGTACTGGCTGAAATTCAAATTCGCACACTGGCGATGAATTTCTGGGCCACCATTGAGCACTCTTTGAATTATAAATACCGGGAGAGTCTGCCGGACGAAATGCGGATTCGCTTGAAGACAGCAGCGGAAGCCGCGTCGATATTGGATAGTGAGATGTCCAGTATACGGGAAGAGATTCTCGAGGCACAGAAGACTTTTGAGGAAAATTCCAATGCTACAACACAAGTGCTGAAAGCTATCCACCAATTGTATTTCTATCATCTAGTTAACGAAGCTATAGAATGCCAAGGGCGTTTTAACGAGATCTGGCAAGCGCAAGATATGGATGCTATGAAAGACTTGTTAGATCACGTAAGAAAACTGCTATCCGAGGCGAAGAAGGGCAGCCAGCCCTATGGCTTATGA
- a CDS encoding pseudouridine synthase produces the protein MKKLSSGKEGKKQRLDKVLSHIGIASRSEIRKQAKQGLITVNGAVVKDSSVHVDPYTDAIEVGGERVLYREYVYLMMNKPPGVLSATEDRKDRTVLDLLSTEYAQFEPFPVGRLDKDTVGLLLLTNDGKLAHELLSPRKHVPKTYEATVEGEVDSDDVAAFAAGVQLEDGYVTQPAQLNILSRERGTKVISHISLVITEGKFHQVKRMFQAVGKKVTFLKRVSMGELKLDETLPLGSYRELTAEELGLLNSSTK, from the coding sequence ATGAAGAAACTGTCATCTGGCAAAGAAGGAAAGAAACAACGTCTGGATAAGGTGCTGTCTCATATAGGAATTGCTTCACGCAGTGAGATTCGAAAGCAGGCGAAGCAAGGGTTGATTACTGTGAATGGCGCTGTAGTTAAGGATAGCAGTGTACATGTTGATCCTTATACAGATGCTATTGAAGTAGGTGGAGAAAGGGTTCTCTACCGTGAATATGTTTATCTAATGATGAACAAGCCTCCCGGTGTATTATCGGCAACTGAAGATCGGAAGGACCGCACGGTACTCGATTTGCTATCTACGGAATACGCTCAATTCGAGCCTTTCCCTGTAGGCAGACTGGATAAGGATACGGTGGGGCTGCTTCTCTTGACCAATGATGGGAAGCTTGCACATGAGCTACTGTCTCCTCGTAAACATGTTCCTAAAACCTATGAAGCAACAGTAGAAGGTGAAGTGGACTCCGACGATGTAGCCGCCTTTGCAGCAGGAGTACAATTAGAGGATGGTTACGTCACTCAACCCGCTCAGTTGAACATTCTAAGCAGAGAACGGGGCACGAAAGTAATTTCCCATATATCGCTAGTAATTACCGAAGGAAAATTTCACCAGGTAAAGCGAATGTTTCAGGCTGTCGGCAAAAAGGTAACTTTTCTGAAGCGAGTATCCATGGGAGAACTGAAGCTGGATGAGACATTGCCGCTTGGTTCTTATCGTGAATTGACTGCCGAGGAGCTAGGTTTATTAAATAGTTCAACTAAATAG
- a CDS encoding sporulation protein YjcZ: MGAPGVGFTSTGAILVLFILLVIISRSLFV, from the coding sequence ATGGGCGCACCAGGAGTAGGCTTCACATCTACCGGAGCAATTTTAGTGCTTTTCATCTTGCTCGTAATCATTTCCCGTTCGTTATTCGTCTAA
- a CDS encoding Cof-type HAD-IIB family hydrolase — MRYKLIALDVDGTLLSDDHHLSDENKAAIAEVTQKGGQIVLCTGRSPQNSIPFMEEMGLSGYVLGHNGAATVRVKDREILHQYGLDARGLDPYIEYCRERDIHFDVNTAFDMYVDNVENLTKEANYMYEHFRILPATLPAWEDFRDPILKFTVFTQSDILDEAEREWRTWGGEYNILRSGEFFVDFMHPEASKGNALKHLAMQLGIPQQEVLSIGNYYNDISMLTYAGMGVAMDNSPIEVKAAANAITGTNNEHGVRDALIKYCLS; from the coding sequence ATGAGATACAAACTAATAGCGCTTGATGTAGATGGAACACTGTTGAGTGATGATCATCACCTTAGCGATGAGAACAAAGCAGCAATTGCCGAGGTTACCCAAAAGGGAGGACAAATCGTCTTATGTACGGGGCGGAGTCCCCAGAACTCCATACCTTTCATGGAGGAAATGGGATTGTCGGGATATGTGCTTGGTCATAACGGAGCAGCAACGGTAAGAGTGAAGGATCGTGAGATTCTGCACCAGTATGGTTTGGATGCGCGCGGCCTTGATCCCTATATTGAATACTGCCGAGAACGGGACATTCATTTTGATGTAAACACTGCGTTTGACATGTACGTGGATAATGTGGAAAACCTGACCAAGGAAGCAAATTATATGTACGAGCATTTCCGGATCCTGCCGGCAACGCTTCCCGCCTGGGAAGACTTCCGCGACCCGATTCTGAAGTTTACGGTATTTACCCAATCCGATATTCTAGATGAGGCTGAACGGGAGTGGCGCACATGGGGTGGAGAGTATAATATTCTCCGCAGCGGTGAGTTCTTTGTTGACTTTATGCATCCAGAGGCTTCCAAAGGCAATGCGCTTAAGCATTTGGCCATGCAGCTCGGAATTCCGCAACAGGAAGTACTCTCAATTGGCAATTATTATAATGACATCTCCATGCTGACTTATGCGGGAATGGGAGTAGCGATGGATAACTCACCCATTGAAGTCAAGGCTGCTGCTAATGCTATAACAGGTACGAATAATGAACACGGTGTACGTGATGCACTGATTAAATACTGCTTATCCTAA